The genome window GGGGGTGGCTTCCACCGCTACGCCGTGGACGGCATCTGGCGGGTGCCGCACTTCGAAAAAATGCTTTACGACAATGCCCAGCTAGCCCGGCTTTACGCTGCAGCCAGCCGAATGCCCCAGGCCACCTTTGAGCAAGCCCGGCGCTACCGACGGATTGCTCAAGAGACCCTGGACTATGTGTTACGGGAAATGACCGGGCCAAAGGGCGAGTTCTGGTCGGCCCAGGATGCCGACTCGGAGGGTGTGGAAGGAAAATTCTATGTCTGGCAGGAGGCCGAAATCCGTGAAATTCTAGGTGCGGAGGCCGATGCTGCCATCAAGCTCTTCGGCGTCTCGGAGGCCGGCAACTGGGAGCACAGCAACGTGCTGGAACGCCGCTTCCCCGATCAGGCCTTGATGCAAAGCCTGGGTATGGGGCCCGAAGCCTACCAGAGCTGGGTTAACAGCGTTCGCCAGCGCCTCTACGAAGTTCGCAAAAAACGCGTCTGGCCCCTCACCGACGACAAAGTGCTGGCCGACTGGAACGGCCTGATGCTGCGGGCCATGGCCGATGTGGGACGCTGGCTGGAACAGCCCCAGTATATCGAGGCCGCCCGCAAAAATGCGTCGTTTGTGATGCAGGAGATGTACCAAGACGGTCTGCTGCGGCATAGCTGGCGCAACGGTCTGCTCAAGCCCCAGGCCTATCTGAGCGACCAGGCCCAGTACGGACTGGGTCTATTGGCGCTCTTTGAGGCCACCGGGGAGATGGGGTGGCTCGAGAATGCCCTAAAACTGGCTGAGGCCATTCTGAGCCACTTCAAGGAGCCCGAGGGGGCCTTTCGCGACTCGCTGGACACCACCCTGCCGGTCAAGGCCCGGGATGCCTACGATGGCCCTTATCCATCGGGGAATGCTTCGGCTGCCGAGCTACTGTTCCGGCTGGCAGCGCTTTATGAGCGCCCGGACTGGCATCGGGCGGCTCTTTCGGCGGTGGAGTTCTATGCCCAGAGTCTGGCACGCAATGCCTTTGGCTTTCCGGCCTTGCTCCAGGCCCACCTGGTGGGCACCCGCGGCAGCGAGCTGGCCCTGGTAGCACCAACAGAGATGATCCACCCCATTCGCCAGTGGTTTTTGCCCCTCACCACCCTGGCCTATGGCCCACCCAACGCGCTCCCGGTTCTGCAAAACCGAGAGCCCGGTCTGGCGTACCTGTG of Meiothermus sp. contains these proteins:
- a CDS encoding thioredoxin domain-containing protein yields the protein MPNRLAKESSPYLLQHAHNPVDWYPWGEEAFSKARAENKPIFLSVGYATCHWCHVMERESFEDPEVAQFLNAHFVPIKVDREERPDVDQVYMSALQAMTGSGGWPMNMFLMPDLRPFFGGTYWPPEDRQGFPSFRRVLAGVHNAWLHQQKEVLENAEQLTTYLQDQLKPRAGVLSEELHTAALAGLSRAFDQAYGGFGGAPKFPQSPGLLYLLSHAWLGDETAWKHLQLTLDRMAEGGIYDQVGGGFHRYAVDGIWRVPHFEKMLYDNAQLARLYAAASRMPQATFEQARRYRRIAQETLDYVLREMTGPKGEFWSAQDADSEGVEGKFYVWQEAEIREILGAEADAAIKLFGVSEAGNWEHSNVLERRFPDQALMQSLGMGPEAYQSWVNSVRQRLYEVRKKRVWPLTDDKVLADWNGLMLRAMADVGRWLEQPQYIEAARKNASFVMQEMYQDGLLRHSWRNGLLKPQAYLSDQAQYGLGLLALFEATGEMGWLENALKLAEAILSHFKEPEGAFRDSLDTTLPVKARDAYDGPYPSGNASAAELLFRLAALYERPDWHRAALSAVEFYAQSLARNAFGFPALLQAHLVGTRGSELALVAPTEMIHPIRQWFLPLTTLAYGPPNALPVLQNREPGLAYLCQHGACRLPVNSPEKLWGELEVIYPGLATQS